A single genomic interval of Zobellia nedashkovskayae harbors:
- a CDS encoding TonB-dependent receptor, with amino-acid sequence MRFSLIAILFLLWQSTMCAQTSFSVEGEILSLRSKTPIVNAKISIEGFLISAQSDSDGKFSLTIPQKGEYIISIEATDYIVKRLPISVENANLDLGALSLEQNIQIEQADNLISLSDSELLDDEVSSNSSGLLRATRDLFLNRAAFDFSQAFFRVRGYDSQNGTVLLNGISMNKFYDGRPQWNNWGGMNDVTRNQQFTNGLEASDYTFGGILGNTNIDTRPSGLRPGTRLSTSYSNRTYAGRLMATYSSGVQKNGLAYTVSGSRRWAKQGYIDGTLYDAFSFFGALEYQFNEKNSINFTALWASNRRGRSSAITEEVFELVGKKYNPYWGEQDGKVRNSRERKIADPVFMFNHYFNSERFCLNTGIAYQFGKNSRSRLGYYNAPNPDPTYYRYLPSFYTNSPIGANFISANTAKEGLLNSPQMDWNQIYTANSNGQAAYVLYDDVVDDTQISVNTVGNLILTDRLLMDFGLTYKNLDSENYARINDLLGADFHADVDPFSDTLNDSEGSIEKREDDIFNYNYRMNADQFESFIQFKYNHEKWSAFMSAKYGTTNYQRTGLFKNDRYSGSSLGEGEEISFKTYGVKSGFTYKLTERHWLSAHGSYMKRPPVLQNVFINPRENNSVVPNIQSETNTTVDLNYFLRLPKLTGRLTGFYTRFQNTTDVNFFFADAGVGSDFVQEVLTGLDKLHMGTELGLEYQLSSAVKLTAVAAVGKYVYASNPNVAINFDTAGREEDLINLEGTVDLGVAKIKDYKLAQGPQQAYAIGIEYRDPKYWWVSATTNYLASNYANISTLTRTQSFYLDPETNLSFVDATEENVNQALAQKPLENFYLLNLVGGKSWLKKGKYISVFGSINNLFDGVFRTGGYEQSRNGNYGQFKQDNLSGTPSFAPKYWYGYGRTYFLNLAYSF; translated from the coding sequence ATGCGATTTTCTCTTATTGCTATCCTTTTTCTTTTATGGCAAAGTACCATGTGCGCTCAAACGAGTTTTTCAGTTGAAGGTGAAATTCTTTCCCTTCGGTCAAAAACACCAATTGTAAACGCAAAAATTAGTATAGAAGGCTTTTTGATTTCAGCGCAATCCGATAGTGATGGAAAATTTAGCCTAACCATTCCTCAAAAGGGAGAGTATATTATATCTATTGAAGCTACTGATTATATAGTAAAGCGATTACCTATTTCTGTAGAGAACGCAAATTTAGATTTAGGTGCACTTTCTTTAGAACAGAATATTCAAATAGAGCAGGCCGATAATCTCATTTCGTTAAGCGATTCGGAATTATTGGATGACGAAGTGAGCTCAAATTCATCTGGCCTTCTAAGAGCTACAAGAGACTTGTTTTTGAACAGAGCAGCTTTTGATTTCAGTCAAGCTTTTTTTCGTGTACGTGGTTACGATTCTCAAAACGGGACCGTTCTTTTAAACGGTATTTCTATGAACAAGTTTTATGACGGCAGGCCTCAATGGAACAACTGGGGAGGAATGAACGATGTAACCAGAAATCAACAATTCACGAATGGATTGGAGGCATCAGATTATACTTTTGGCGGTATTTTAGGTAATACCAATATAGATACGAGGCCTTCAGGTTTGCGTCCCGGTACCAGGTTGTCCACTTCATATTCTAATAGAACTTATGCAGGTCGGTTAATGGCAACATATTCATCTGGTGTTCAAAAAAATGGTTTGGCTTATACGGTATCTGGTTCAAGAAGATGGGCAAAACAGGGTTATATAGATGGTACGCTGTATGATGCGTTTTCATTTTTTGGCGCTTTGGAATATCAATTTAATGAAAAGAACAGTATAAATTTTACTGCACTTTGGGCATCAAACCGGAGAGGACGCTCATCTGCTATTACCGAAGAGGTTTTTGAATTGGTGGGTAAAAAATATAATCCATATTGGGGAGAACAAGACGGAAAAGTCAGAAATTCTAGAGAACGTAAAATTGCGGATCCCGTCTTTATGTTCAATCATTATTTCAATTCGGAGAGGTTTTGTTTAAATACAGGTATAGCATATCAGTTTGGAAAAAACTCTAGAAGTAGATTAGGGTATTATAATGCTCCAAACCCGGACCCAACATATTATAGATATCTCCCGAGTTTTTATACGAATAGCCCAATTGGCGCAAATTTTATAAGTGCCAATACGGCAAAAGAGGGGTTGTTGAATAGTCCTCAAATGGATTGGAATCAAATTTATACCGCCAACTCAAACGGGCAAGCAGCTTATGTGCTGTATGACGATGTAGTTGACGATACTCAAATTAGCGTAAATACGGTCGGGAATCTGATTCTGACCGATAGACTTTTAATGGATTTTGGTTTGACCTACAAAAACTTGGATTCTGAAAACTATGCAAGAATAAATGATTTGCTTGGAGCAGATTTCCATGCCGATGTAGACCCCTTTTCGGATACGCTAAATGATAGCGAAGGCTCGATTGAAAAAAGAGAAGATGATATTTTCAATTATAACTATCGAATGAATGCCGATCAGTTTGAATCGTTTATTCAATTTAAGTATAACCATGAAAAGTGGAGTGCTTTTATGTCTGCCAAATATGGGACTACAAATTACCAACGGACAGGTCTTTTTAAGAATGACCGTTATTCAGGTAGTTCGTTAGGAGAAGGTGAAGAAATTAGTTTCAAGACATATGGGGTGAAATCAGGTTTCACTTATAAGCTAACCGAAAGACATTGGCTATCTGCTCACGGTTCGTATATGAAGAGGCCGCCGGTGCTTCAAAATGTTTTTATCAATCCAAGGGAAAATAATAGTGTAGTGCCTAATATTCAAAGTGAAACCAATACCACGGTAGACCTTAACTATTTCTTACGCCTCCCTAAATTAACGGGTAGGCTTACGGGCTTTTATACCCGTTTTCAAAACACCACGGATGTAAATTTCTTTTTTGCAGATGCTGGTGTTGGGTCAGACTTTGTTCAGGAGGTGCTTACGGGGTTGGATAAGCTGCATATGGGCACGGAATTAGGTCTTGAGTATCAATTGTCGTCTGCGGTAAAATTAACCGCTGTGGCCGCTGTAGGGAAATATGTTTATGCCAGCAATCCTAATGTGGCTATTAATTTTGATACCGCAGGAAGAGAAGAGGATCTTATAAATCTTGAGGGCACTGTTGATTTGGGTGTAGCCAAAATTAAAGATTATAAATTGGCGCAAGGTCCGCAACAAGCTTATGCAATTGGTATAGAGTATCGTGATCCAAAATATTGGTGGGTAAGTGCAACAACTAATTACTTGGCAAGCAACTATGCTAATATCTCTACGCTTACAAGAACCCAAAGTTTTTATTTAGATCCGGAAACAAATCTTTCATTTGTAGATGCTACGGAAGAAAATGTCAACCAAGCATTGGCCCAAAAGCCGTTGGAGAACTTTTATCTTCTAAATCTAGTAGGAGGTAAATCTTGGTTGAAAAAAGGAAAATATATCAGTGTTTTTGGGAGTATCAATAATCTTTTTGATGGGGTGTTCCGAACGGGAGGATACGAACAGAGCCGGAATGGCAATTATGGTCAGTTCAAGCAAGATAATTTAAGTGGCACCCCATCATTTGCTCCCAAATATTGGTACGGTTACGGCCGCACCTATTTTTTAAACTTGGCATATAGTTTTTAA
- a CDS encoding DUF5689 domain-containing protein produces MIGYFNLSRLLLKFTVILTICFCSCVKSRSYDVPSDNCVSGLVANTTYTEVKNLYKGNTLQIQDDLIIEGFVASSDVEGNFFSVLYFQDSPANPKEGFRIEIDVRDSHLFYPVGTKIGIKLKGLYLGKSKDVFKLGATFTSFGNVSVGRLPAAIVNEHVFRFCDGEVAIEPTVITITDLKKELTNTLVTFNDVEFEEAELGQPFAEVGEETERILTDCNDNQIVMSNSGYSDFQSEILPDGRGTVTGVLFRENDSYQISIRSTSDINFDKERCAELIDEFTSDSIFISELADPDNNASARFVELYNSSGEDISLKGWKLKRYTNANTEVSSEIDLSDLTINANGFLVISPNADEFETVYGFAPDLGVGTNSPADSNGDDNLQLVDPFETVIDVFGVVGEDGSGTNHEFEDGSAVRRAEILIGNSVYNIEEWLISNDSGDAGTVKQLKIAPDDFSPKSRE; encoded by the coding sequence ATGATAGGATATTTTAATTTAAGCAGATTACTTCTGAAGTTTACCGTCATTTTGACCATATGCTTCTGCAGTTGCGTAAAGAGCCGTAGTTATGATGTGCCATCGGATAATTGTGTTTCGGGATTGGTAGCTAATACCACGTATACAGAGGTTAAAAATCTCTATAAAGGGAATACTTTGCAAATTCAGGATGATTTAATTATTGAAGGGTTTGTAGCTTCTTCGGATGTTGAGGGTAATTTTTTTAGTGTGCTATATTTTCAGGATAGTCCTGCAAATCCAAAAGAAGGTTTTAGGATTGAAATAGATGTTCGTGATTCTCATTTGTTTTATCCCGTGGGAACAAAAATAGGAATCAAACTTAAAGGACTATATCTGGGTAAAAGTAAGGATGTATTTAAATTAGGGGCAACATTCACTTCTTTTGGAAATGTTTCGGTAGGCAGGTTGCCCGCCGCAATCGTAAATGAACATGTTTTTAGATTTTGTGATGGTGAAGTTGCTATTGAACCTACGGTAATTACAATTACAGACCTCAAAAAGGAATTAACGAATACCTTGGTGACCTTTAATGATGTAGAGTTTGAAGAAGCCGAGTTAGGGCAGCCTTTTGCTGAAGTAGGTGAGGAGACTGAACGCATTTTGACAGATTGTAATGATAACCAGATTGTGATGTCCAATAGTGGTTATTCCGATTTTCAGTCGGAGATACTTCCTGATGGAAGAGGAACTGTAACAGGTGTCTTGTTTCGGGAAAATGATAGTTATCAAATTAGTATCCGCAGTACTTCTGATATCAACTTTGACAAAGAGCGTTGTGCCGAATTAATAGATGAGTTTACTTCGGATAGTATCTTCATTTCAGAACTGGCCGATCCCGATAATAATGCTTCAGCACGGTTTGTGGAGCTCTATAATTCTTCAGGTGAAGATATAAGCTTAAAAGGCTGGAAGCTGAAACGCTATACCAACGCAAATACAGAAGTGAGTTCAGAAATCGATTTATCAGATTTAACTATTAATGCGAATGGTTTCTTGGTGATTTCGCCAAATGCAGACGAGTTTGAAACTGTTTATGGGTTTGCTCCGGATTTAGGAGTGGGAACTAATAGCCCGGCAGATTCCAATGGAGATGATAATTTACAATTGGTAGATCCTTTTGAAACGGTTATAGATGTTTTTGGTGTAGTAGGCGAAGACGGTTCGGGTACTAACCATGAATTTGAAGATGGTAGTGCCGTTAGGCGAGCAGAAATACTAATAGGCAACTCTGTTTATAATATAGAAGAGTGGCTAATATCTAATGATAGTGGCGATGCCGGAACAGTTAAGCAACTAAAAATAGCTCCTGACGATTTCTCTCCAAAAAGTAGGGAATAA
- a CDS encoding response regulator has translation MSDFKKVCIVDDDAIVVFGLKRAMQTMEFTPELLVYENGLDAIESFQEMINANAALPSLILIDINMPVMGGWDFISELREIWPEENEEPTIYMMTSSINPQDTEIAKSFNLENNYLTKPIYSEQLKTILL, from the coding sequence ATGAGTGATTTTAAAAAAGTTTGTATTGTAGATGATGATGCAATCGTTGTTTTTGGATTAAAACGAGCTATGCAAACTATGGAATTTACACCAGAGTTGCTTGTTTATGAAAATGGTCTTGACGCTATTGAAAGTTTTCAGGAAATGATTAACGCAAACGCGGCATTACCATCTCTTATTTTAATAGACATTAATATGCCTGTAATGGGCGGATGGGATTTTATTTCAGAATTGCGCGAAATTTGGCCTGAGGAAAATGAGGAACCAACCATTTATATGATGACCTCCTCTATAAACCCGCAAGACACAGAAATCGCGAAGAGCTTTAATCTTGAGAACAACTATTTGACCAAGCCCATTTACTCAGAGCAGTTAAAAACTATTCTTCTTTAA
- a CDS encoding response regulator has translation MNITKIRSVCIIDDDPIFIYGTKRIMNEADFTDEILVFNDGQEAFDALKTITEKGEELPSMIFLDINMPIMTGWEFLDEFIKLPNNNSENIIIYIISSSVDPRDIERIQQYKIVNNYILKPISIEDLHNILKSVGN, from the coding sequence ATGAACATAACAAAAATTAGAAGCGTCTGCATTATAGATGATGACCCAATCTTTATCTACGGTACCAAGCGGATTATGAATGAGGCCGATTTTACAGATGAAATCCTTGTTTTCAATGACGGTCAGGAAGCCTTTGATGCATTAAAAACTATCACAGAAAAAGGTGAAGAATTACCTTCTATGATTTTTTTAGACATTAACATGCCAATAATGACCGGATGGGAATTTTTGGATGAGTTTATAAAATTGCCTAATAATAACAGTGAAAATATTATTATCTACATCATAAGTTCTTCTGTAGACCCAAGAGACATTGAAAGAATTCAACAATATAAAATCGTTAACAATTACATTTTGAAACCAATTTCAATAGAAGACCTTCATAATATTCTCAAAAGCGTTGGTAACTAA
- a CDS encoding PAS domain-containing sensor histidine kinase encodes MQTLSITSLIKDSPSAIAILDTQMRFVGNSKVWTNNLCPNYESITGKNYFDVIPRTPERLKSTLTKCLNNGEKSLNDGEKFIYPNGEIQWLKWKINAWTNANNEIGGLIVLLEDVTAARRREELYAKSERVARIGGWEVDMQTNNGYWTDLTKDIHEVPKDFQPNLESGLNFYKKGEHRERITNLVTNAITDGTPWDTELILITAKGNELWVRAKGEVEFINGKCIRLFGTFQDIDEKKKTELDFIRISNRLALATQGANVGIWEYDLISDSLVWDDIMYNLFGIEKIANQTTYDTWLNSVHPDDMKRSNQEVEAAISGIKDFDSQFRIIWPNGEIRHIRGIGVTQKNAQGKVVKLVGTNYDITELKNTQMMLQKSEESFHGAFENSDTGMAIVALDGSIEKVNQCLCVSLGYNEEELLAMNFKDVTHPEDYDSDLYLVNQILKGKKSSYKLEKRYFHKDGHIIYGILTVTAVKDTNGEILHFVSQVTDITPRIKNEKKLSRLVDITTEQNDSLLNFAHIVSHNLRSHSSNLSMLTNFLIKEKSDSERENLLVMLRGATDSLNDTILHLNEVVQVKVGAFEKMKNINLYDTITDVQKNLSILIQEKNAICEINIPRDLKVRVIPAYLDSIILNLLTNSLKYSSPKRTPLIQISSKIESNAITVSFKDNGLGIDLKRNSDKLFGMYKTFHRNKDAKGIGLFITKNQMEAMNGKIEAESTVDVGSIFKLYFEKPLT; translated from the coding sequence TTGCAAACCCTTTCCATAACCTCGTTAATTAAAGATTCTCCTAGCGCAATTGCTATTTTAGATACTCAAATGCGTTTCGTAGGAAATTCCAAAGTGTGGACAAATAATTTATGTCCCAACTACGAATCTATTACAGGAAAAAATTATTTTGATGTCATTCCCCGAACGCCTGAAAGGCTAAAATCTACACTTACAAAATGCTTGAATAACGGAGAAAAAAGCCTTAATGATGGCGAGAAATTCATTTATCCCAACGGTGAAATACAATGGTTAAAATGGAAAATAAATGCATGGACCAATGCCAACAATGAAATTGGGGGCCTCATTGTTCTTTTAGAAGATGTGACCGCAGCTAGACGTCGCGAAGAACTTTATGCAAAATCAGAAAGAGTTGCCCGAATAGGTGGTTGGGAGGTTGATATGCAGACTAACAATGGGTATTGGACAGATTTAACAAAAGACATACACGAGGTTCCTAAAGATTTTCAACCCAATTTAGAGAGTGGCCTAAACTTTTATAAAAAAGGAGAACATAGAGAGAGAATTACCAATCTAGTAACCAATGCCATAACTGACGGTACCCCTTGGGATACAGAATTAATACTCATTACCGCAAAAGGAAATGAACTTTGGGTGCGAGCCAAAGGTGAGGTAGAATTTATCAATGGCAAGTGCATCCGCCTTTTTGGCACTTTTCAAGACATTGATGAGAAAAAGAAAACTGAACTCGACTTCATAAGAATAAGTAATCGGTTAGCATTAGCTACACAAGGTGCCAACGTAGGTATTTGGGAATATGATTTAATTTCAGATTCATTGGTATGGGATGACATTATGTACAACCTTTTCGGAATTGAGAAAATTGCAAATCAAACAACCTACGATACCTGGCTTAATAGTGTTCACCCAGATGATATGAAACGTAGCAATCAGGAAGTAGAAGCTGCAATATCTGGTATAAAAGACTTTGATTCACAGTTTAGGATTATTTGGCCCAATGGAGAAATAAGACATATTAGAGGCATAGGCGTAACACAAAAAAATGCGCAAGGCAAAGTAGTGAAATTAGTAGGGACCAACTATGATATTACTGAACTAAAAAACACCCAAATGATGCTCCAAAAGAGCGAGGAATCATTTCATGGTGCTTTTGAGAACTCAGATACTGGTATGGCAATAGTAGCTTTGGATGGCTCCATTGAAAAAGTTAACCAATGCCTCTGTGTAAGCCTTGGCTATAATGAAGAAGAACTACTAGCCATGAACTTTAAGGACGTGACCCATCCGGAAGATTATGATAGCGATCTTTATTTGGTAAACCAGATTCTTAAAGGCAAAAAATCTAGTTACAAGCTTGAAAAAAGATATTTTCATAAAGACGGCCATATTATCTATGGTATATTAACGGTTACAGCCGTAAAGGATACCAATGGAGAGATTCTCCACTTCGTCTCCCAAGTAACAGATATAACGCCCCGAATTAAAAACGAAAAAAAACTGAGCCGTTTAGTAGATATCACTACGGAACAAAACGATAGCCTTTTAAATTTTGCTCATATTGTATCCCATAATTTACGTTCTCACTCCAGCAACCTATCCATGTTGACTAATTTTCTAATCAAAGAAAAGAGTGATTCAGAACGTGAAAATCTTCTAGTTATGCTTCGCGGTGCGACCGATAGCCTTAATGACACCATATTACATTTAAATGAAGTGGTTCAGGTAAAGGTGGGGGCTTTTGAAAAGATGAAGAATATTAATCTTTATGACACTATTACAGATGTGCAAAAGAACCTAAGCATCTTAATACAAGAAAAAAATGCTATTTGTGAAATAAATATTCCCAGAGACCTCAAAGTTAGAGTGATACCAGCTTATTTAGACAGTATTATTTTGAACTTATTAACAAACAGCCTTAAGTATAGCTCTCCAAAAAGAACACCTTTAATTCAAATAAGCTCTAAAATAGAATCTAATGCCATTACCGTTTCTTTTAAAGACAATGGTTTGGGCATAGATTTAAAACGAAATAGCGACAAACTCTTTGGCATGTACAAAACCTTTCATCGCAATAAGGACGCTAAGGGAATTGGGCTTTTTATCACAAAAAACCAAATGGAGGCCATGAACGGTAAGATAGAAGCGGAAAGCACCGTAGATGTAGGTAGTATTTTTAAATTATATTTTGAAAAACCATTAACATAG
- a CDS encoding ankyrin repeat domain-containing protein, with protein sequence MNDKFFNEIRLGNSEEVALILNDNPELVNVVDKRGSTPLILATYYGHIKIAELLVNSGAKIDAVDDSGNTALMGVCFKGFTAIAKMLIDKGANVNERNSMGGTCLIYAATFNRPEIAKLLLEHGADTTVKDARGNTALAHAENQGTPELIKLLSAAN encoded by the coding sequence ATGAACGATAAGTTTTTTAACGAAATACGCTTGGGCAACTCGGAAGAGGTTGCTTTAATATTAAACGATAATCCAGAATTAGTTAATGTTGTAGATAAAAGGGGGTCCACGCCACTTATTTTGGCAACCTACTACGGGCATATAAAAATTGCAGAATTGTTGGTAAACAGTGGCGCGAAAATAGATGCTGTTGATGACTCTGGGAATACGGCTTTAATGGGAGTCTGCTTTAAAGGTTTTACTGCCATTGCTAAAATGTTAATTGATAAAGGGGCCAATGTAAATGAGCGAAATTCTATGGGGGGAACATGCCTCATTTATGCCGCTACTTTTAATAGGCCTGAAATTGCTAAGTTATTACTGGAACATGGTGCGGATACTACGGTTAAAGATGCTAGAGGAAATACAGCATTGGCCCATGCGGAGAATCAGGGTACGCCGGAGCTAATTAAATTATTGAGTGCTGCCAATTAA
- a CDS encoding NUDIX hydrolase, with protein sequence MKQLEQIKRIKTLAETGLVYAEDEYNRERYEELKQIALELMASVADKPLAVLDDFYMPVTDYPTPKVDVRGLVLNEKNQILMAKESIDGKWTIPGGWAEVGYPPSTCVTKEIEEETGLNTTVVRLLAVYDKQFHPHPPQPFYIYKLCFLCQLAGGELNHGFDMQGAAFFDIDDLPELSTDRILESQIKQLYTMAVENKMDVYFD encoded by the coding sequence ATGAAACAACTAGAGCAAATTAAACGAATAAAAACATTGGCAGAGACGGGACTTGTGTATGCTGAAGACGAATACAATCGTGAACGCTATGAAGAACTCAAACAGATTGCTTTAGAGTTGATGGCTTCTGTTGCTGACAAACCTTTAGCTGTTTTGGATGATTTCTACATGCCTGTTACAGATTACCCCACACCAAAAGTTGATGTGCGCGGACTTGTGCTAAACGAAAAAAATCAGATTTTAATGGCCAAGGAAAGTATTGATGGTAAATGGACGATACCTGGCGGATGGGCCGAAGTTGGTTATCCTCCCTCAACTTGTGTCACAAAGGAAATAGAGGAGGAAACCGGTTTAAATACAACTGTTGTGAGGCTGTTGGCGGTGTATGATAAACAATTTCACCCGCATCCTCCACAACCTTTTTATATCTATAAATTATGCTTTCTTTGTCAGCTTGCTGGAGGTGAGCTTAATCATGGTTTTGATATGCAAGGTGCTGCTTTTTTTGATATTGATGATTTGCCGGAACTATCTACGGACCGCATTTTAGAATCACAAATAAAGCAATTGTATACCATGGCAGTTGAAAATAAAATGGATGTATATTTTGATTGA
- a CDS encoding amidohydrolase: MDELLNVALVQTSLAWEDPKANRAELDTKLEALTSDIDLIVLPEMFTTGFTMSPQNIGKEEGQKTLAWMQQKAKEKDVALVGSIVFYENDAYTNRLFFVEPDGKTSIYDKRHTFTLAGEDKVYQAGKERLIVNYKGFKICPMICYDLRFPVWARNTEDYDVLIYVANWPEPRITAWDTLLKARAIENMTHCIGVNRIGSDEVGHKYPGHSVVFDGLGKELVFSTKEEIVTTSLSKKHIHEVRNKLKFLNDRDYFTLE; the protein is encoded by the coding sequence ATGGATGAACTATTAAATGTGGCTTTAGTGCAAACGTCACTAGCGTGGGAAGACCCAAAAGCCAATAGAGCAGAATTGGATACAAAATTGGAAGCACTTACTTCTGATATAGATTTAATAGTTCTTCCTGAAATGTTTACGACTGGTTTTACGATGTCTCCCCAGAACATAGGAAAAGAAGAAGGACAAAAGACCTTAGCTTGGATGCAACAAAAAGCAAAAGAAAAAGATGTTGCCTTGGTGGGAAGTATTGTTTTCTATGAAAATGACGCCTATACAAACCGACTATTTTTTGTTGAACCAGATGGTAAAACCTCAATCTATGATAAACGCCATACGTTTACTCTTGCAGGAGAGGATAAGGTCTACCAAGCAGGGAAAGAACGTCTTATCGTAAACTATAAAGGCTTCAAGATTTGCCCTATGATTTGTTATGATTTGCGCTTTCCAGTATGGGCAAGAAATACGGAAGATTATGATGTATTGATTTATGTAGCCAACTGGCCAGAACCAAGAATTACGGCTTGGGATACCTTGCTAAAAGCACGGGCAATTGAAAATATGACTCATTGTATTGGAGTAAATAGAATAGGCTCTGATGAGGTTGGACATAAATATCCAGGGCATTCGGTAGTTTTTGATGGTTTGGGAAAAGAATTGGTGTTTTCAACAAAAGAAGAAATTGTGACCACTTCCTTATCAAAAAAACATATTCATGAAGTTCGGAATAAGCTAAAGTTCTTGAATGATAGAGATTACTTTACTTTGGAATAA
- a CDS encoding Ig-like domain-containing protein, with translation MIVAVLWQCARRGSPTGGPKDLTPPTLTKTEPDSMTTNFKASRIRLYFDEFIKLIDIQEQLIVSPPLKYQPDIKPQGGASKYVEIKFKDTLHENTTYTLNFGQSVQDNNEGNPSSFLTYVFSTGDYIDSLGLTGAVKDAFKKKADDFISVMLYKIDTAYTDSTIFKRPPNYITNTLDSAVIFKLKNLKEGQYRLFALKDEAKNNMFDQNVDKIAFLNDTITLPTDSTYVLTLFKEVPNYSMAVPSLVAKNRIIFGYYGDAEDVVIKPITVIPDTVKTKILKEKNKDTLNFWFTPYEMDSIVFTATNERLEKIDTFTVKSRKVDVDSLRLSPNQNGSLNFNDPFFISASTPISALDSTLFFITNQDSLAVDFTTKLDTIDNKIDVDFEIEPNQSYQLDILPGAIKDFFEQANDTISYYLSTGSYADYGNLRFNITGGEYPLIVQLTDEQGVIKREIKATEPKLFEFNNLEPAKYLIRVIFDTNGNEKWDTGSFLKKQQPERISYYPDVIEVRANWEMEQNFVIPK, from the coding sequence ATGATTGTTGCCGTATTGTGGCAATGTGCACGGAGGGGAAGCCCTACCGGAGGCCCAAAAGACCTTACTCCTCCAACCCTGACAAAGACTGAACCGGATAGTATGACCACCAACTTTAAGGCAAGTCGTATCCGACTTTATTTTGACGAGTTCATTAAACTTATAGATATCCAAGAACAACTAATAGTTTCTCCCCCTTTAAAATATCAACCAGATATTAAACCCCAAGGTGGTGCCAGCAAGTATGTTGAAATTAAGTTCAAGGATACTTTACACGAAAACACCACGTATACCCTTAATTTTGGACAGAGTGTTCAAGATAATAATGAAGGCAACCCCAGTAGTTTTTTAACGTATGTTTTTTCTACTGGAGATTATATTGATTCTCTGGGTCTTACCGGAGCCGTTAAAGATGCCTTCAAGAAAAAAGCCGATGATTTTATTAGTGTAATGCTATATAAAATTGACACTGCTTATACTGATTCTACTATTTTTAAAAGACCGCCTAATTATATTACCAATACACTTGATAGCGCGGTGATTTTCAAACTTAAAAATCTAAAGGAAGGGCAATACAGACTTTTTGCCCTAAAAGACGAAGCTAAAAATAACATGTTTGACCAGAACGTGGATAAAATTGCTTTTCTTAATGATACAATCACTTTACCCACAGATTCTACTTACGTACTTACTCTTTTTAAAGAAGTACCCAATTATAGCATGGCCGTACCGAGTTTAGTAGCTAAAAACCGCATTATTTTTGGCTATTATGGCGATGCTGAAGATGTTGTTATAAAACCAATAACGGTTATACCGGATACTGTTAAGACCAAAATATTAAAAGAAAAAAATAAGGACACGCTAAATTTTTGGTTTACACCTTATGAAATGGACTCCATAGTCTTCACGGCTACTAATGAAAGACTAGAAAAGATTGACACGTTTACGGTAAAAAGTAGAAAAGTAGATGTTGACTCCCTACGGCTAAGCCCCAATCAAAATGGATCTCTTAATTTTAACGACCCATTTTTCATTTCTGCCAGTACTCCGATCAGTGCTTTAGATTCAACCCTATTTTTCATAACGAACCAAGATTCGCTGGCAGTAGATTTTACTACCAAATTAGATACAATTGATAACAAAATTGATGTTGATTTTGAAATTGAGCCCAATCAAAGCTATCAATTAGATATATTGCCAGGTGCTATTAAGGATTTCTTTGAGCAGGCGAACGATACCATATCTTACTATTTATCTACCGGAAGCTATGCAGATTATGGTAATTTAAGATTTAATATCACAGGAGGTGAATACCCATTAATCGTTCAGTTAACGGATGAACAAGGAGTGATAAAAAGGGAGATTAAAGCCACCGAACCAAAATTGTTTGAGTTCAATAACCTTGAGCCTGCAAAATATCTGATTCGAGTGATTTTTGACACTAATGGTAATGAAAAATGGGATACAGGTAGCTTTCTTAAAAAGCAACAACCAGAAAGAATTAGCTACTACCCAGATGTTATTGAGGTACGTGCCAACTGGGAAATGGAACAAAACTTTGTTATTCCAAAGTAA